The Acropora muricata isolate sample 2 chromosome 5, ASM3666990v1, whole genome shotgun sequence genome includes a window with the following:
- the LOC136917036 gene encoding uncharacterized protein: MRNVAFFFSAISAQSLKKQTKKKKADGDVDEESDDNEQLSYSSQVASSSSQEWITNHPTIVNQKLCPSVTYWIALTTPNGAPCSPILIHRALLECSVDVVANQVPCHEGKESSALKELFKVFKDHKNPFMDDLVKSSYQYCYRDEFESVAGDSNSLDLTECESEKVVRVWLVDPSFQSNLSWAVRKLQDAKLIIDRYGLQVDGTGVQRGREPFEEQAMLSDKLTVLVNDIGSAMKKLGYALYGGKVYKKCDKAKYTYAYKCEVEAYVNGLAANELFKARLLKDMKRVIEILANPFCEVIRPLRVDYNLIEVNDGRCWSIKERRFLDDAIEEKDLGHVTPRAFSTYDAAKEVEPKYFKEILQNSLPDAEIGPFCEDFLKLLNHNQKRHKDRVPCLVGAANSGKTSLFQPLLGLIHHSHIATISKQRVFNKAMINRFTELIFIDEASPSTLAIDDWKILTQGGYTACDVKYKTAKSFINRCTMLLTAQQQLEFGPEDQPAMDRRLRNYAFKSLPNPRKKAAEWLRKHPMECVVWASNKARPASDDHEESSDGGSGENGASQLDDGILNDEEKEALRTLAMAEDCAGPAEDAEPTLAEDEERSEEDLDSDDDQRIGNMRNALHQSTPGSLRHRQITSMLQTRLREREEQRARDELHYQRRRDRLVARGVPRAHADLLPKNASDPLPIVLKNDLDVLRQKTIEEEMETRKSKARRAFEGRWLRETEKELYEGVEKSHQTRDPHFRANLEAYVDVLCNKLKLHHQSLETYDTAEALEERRRVGVDLGLLRQQDQHLVRCVHEPLPSRSELACEEVFTETAQSDDESMFLTPMPATEVVPASAPDDCAISDELRCLRGTKKKSRSKIRRSQTGTPNKRSKNTILNYFHSQKS, encoded by the exons ATGAGGAATGTCGCCTTCTTTTTCAGTGCTATTAGTGCACAAAGTTTaaagaagcaaacaaagaagaagaaagcagaTGGGGACGTTGACGAGGAGAGCGACGATAACGAGCAACTGTCGTACTCGAGTCAAGTGGCGAGTTCGTCAAGCCAAGAATGGATCACCAATCACCCGACAATCGTCAACCAAAAATTGTGCCCGTCCGTGACATATTGGATTGCGTTGACTACGCCAAACGGTGCTCCATGTAGCCCTATTCTGATCCATCGTGCTCTTCTCGAGTGCAGCGTGGACGTTGTTGCAAATCAG GTTCCCTGTCACGAGGGAAAAGAATCCTCTGCCTTGAAAGAGTTATTTAAAGTCTTTAAGGACCACAAGAACCCATTCATGGACGATCTGGTGAAATCGTCTTACCAATATTGCTATCGGGATGAGTTCGAAAGTGTCGCGGGGGATTCGAATTCATTGGACCTCACCGAATGCGAATCGGAGAAAGTTGTCCGAGTTTGGCTCGTCGATCCCTCGTTTCAGTCCAATCTCTCGTGGGCTGTACGAAAACTGCAAGATGCAAAGTTGATCATCGACCGGTACGGTTTGCAAGTCGACGGTACGGGTGTGCAAAGGGGAAGAGAACCATTTGAAGAACAGGCGATGTTATCGGACAAACTCACGGTGCTCGTGAACGACATTGGCAGCGCCATGAAAAAGCTGGGATACGCACTCTACGGCGGCAAGGTGTACAAGAAATGCGACAAGGCAAAATACACCTACGCGTATAAATGCGAAGTGGAGGCCTATGTCAATGGCCTGGCGGCAAATGAACTCTTCAAGGCACGACTACTGAAGGACATGAAAAGAGTCATCGAGATCCTTGCCAATCCGTTTTGTGAAGTCATCCGACCGCTCCGCGTCGACTACAATTTGATCGAGGTGAATGACGGCCGGTGCTGGTCGATCAAGGAACGCCGCTTTCTGGACGACGCAATCGAAGAGAAGGACCTGGGGCACGTTACGCCCAGGGCGTTTTCAACGTACGATGCGGCGAAAGAAGTGGAACCGAAATACTTCAAGGAAATATTGCAGAATAGTCTTCCAGACGCCGAAATTGGTCCTTTTTGCGAGGACTTTCTGAAACTCTTAAATCACAACCAAAAACGGCACAAGGACAGGGTTCCTTGTCTCGTCGGCGCTGCAAATAGTGGCAAGACCAGCCTCTTTCAGCCACTTCTAGGGCTGATCCATCACAGCCACATCGCGACCATTTCAAAACAGCGAGTCTTTAACAAAGCAATGATAAATCGATTCACAGAGTTGATATTCATCGACGAAGCGAGTCCCTCCACACTAGCCATCGACGACTGGAAGATCCTGACCCAGGGAGGGTACACGGCGTGCGATGTGAAGTACAAGACCGCCAAGTCGTTCATCAATCGTTGCACGATGCTGCTCACGGCACAGCAACAGCTCGAGTTTGGTCCAGAAGATCAACCCGCCATGGATCGTCGGCTGAGGAACTATGCCTTCAAGAGTCTGCCTAATCCCAGAAAAAAAGCCGCCGAGTGGCTTCGCAAGCATCCCATGGAGTGCGTCGTGTGGGCGTCGAACAAAGCCCGACCAGCGAGTGATGACCACGAAGAGAGCTCCGACGGCGGATCTGGAGAGAACGGAGCGTCGCAACTAGACGATGGCATCCTGAACGACGAAGAAAAGGAAGCGCTGCGAACTTTGGCAATGGCGGAAGACTGCGCTGGCCCTGCGGAGGATGCGGAACCGACTTTAGCCGAGGACGAAGAAAGGAGCGAAGAAGATCTCGACTCGGATGACGACCAGCGCATCGGCAACATGAGAAACGCGCTCCACCAATCTACTCCCGGCTCCTTACGACACAGGCAAATCACCAGCATGTTACAAACCCGCCTCCGAGAAAGGGAAGAACAACGCGCGAGGGACGAGCTACACTATCAACGCAGGCGGGACAGGTTGGTTGCCAGAGGGGTGCCCAGGGCGCACGCAGACCTGCTGCCCAAAAACGCTTCTGATCCTCTGCCAATCGTATTGAAGAACGACTTGGACGTCCTGCGCCAGAAAACCATCGAGGAGGAAATGGAAACGAGGAAGTCGAAAGCCAGACGAGCATTCGAGGGCAGGTGGTTGAGAGAAACGGAAAAGGAGCTATACGAAGGCGTCGAAAAATCCCACCAAACCCGAGACCCTCATTTCAGGGCAAACCTGGAGGCCTACGTCGATGTACTGTGCAACAAGCTCAAGCTCCACCATCAGTCACTCGAAACCTACGACACGGCCGAGGCGTTAGAGGAACGGAGGAGGGTGGGCGTCGACCTCGGACTTCTCCGCCAGCAAGACCAGCACTTGGTGAGATGCGTCCACGAACCATTGCCGTCGCGATCGGAGCTAGCGTGCGAAGAAGTGTTCACCGAAACGGCGCAGAGCGACGACGAGAGCATGTTCCTCACTCCAATGCCAGCGACGGAGGTCGTCCCCGCATCTGCCCCGGACGACTGTGCGATATCCGACGAGCTACGTTGCCTTCGTGGCACAAAGAAGAAGTCGAGATCTAAGATCCGTCGTTCACAGACCGGCACCCCCAACAAGAGATCCAAAAACACCATACTGAACTATTTTCATAGTCAGAAGAGTTAA